One stretch of Zingiber officinale cultivar Zhangliang chromosome 6B, Zo_v1.1, whole genome shotgun sequence DNA includes these proteins:
- the LOC121991140 gene encoding uncharacterized protein LOC121991140 yields the protein MSKFVKFLKGILSNKRQKDDFETVALTEKCNALLMADIPPKLQDPGSFSISCKIGPELIQKAFCDLGTSVSLLPYSLLEDVPVEVGGCIIPTDFIVLDMEEDPKIPIILGRSFLTTAGALIYVKNHKLSMEIGKERLEFDLSDSPNCVSSSQGNSSKMNIHKVEECSFQEMSPPTRKEK from the exons ATGTCGAAATTCGTGAAATTTTTAAAAGGTATTCTATCTAACAAAAGACAGAAGGACGACTTCGAGACTGTAGCATTGACAGAGAAGTGCAACGCTCTACTCATGGCAGATATTCCCCCAAAGCTCCAGGATCCAGGAAGCTTTTCTATATCATGTAAAATTGGCCCTGAGCTCATACAAAAGGCTTTCTGTGACTTGGGAACGAGTGTTAGCCTACTTCCATACTCATTAT tggaagacgtgccagtagaGGTAGGTGGATGCATCATTCCCACAGATTTTATTGTCCTggacatggaggaggatcccaagatccCAATAATCCTTGGAAGATCATTCCTCACCACCGCTGGAGCCCTCATCTATGTGAAAAATCACAAGTTATCCATGGAGATCGGCAAAGAAAGGTTGGAATTCGATTTATCTGATTCTCCTAATTGTGTCtcctcttctcagggaaattctagCAAGATGAATATACACAAAGTTGAGGAATGCAGTTTCCAAGAGATGTCGCCTCCAACAAGAAAAGAGAAGTGA